The following coding sequences lie in one Pseudomonas svalbardensis genomic window:
- a CDS encoding IS4 family transposase encodes MSVAQDLSAVLDFAKQPLSRLEVFTDHIPHDWITAAAALADKATIRRRRLPSDIVLWLVVGMALFRGEPIVEVARRLNICADGLANEVLLAKSGLSQARQRLGNQPVAWLFQQCANVWGYERYPQDDWHGLQVFAVDGALFRTPETSSLRDHFGSGNTSSDRQTPYPVLRLVALMNARSHIIANAAISPYRKGEIPLAKDFIESIPNHSVTLLDKGFFSADLLLSIQSTEKNRHWMIPERKGTVRTEIEHYGDGDYLVQMKVSQQARKKNPLLPEYWQVRAVTYEVAGKEKTVFTSLPASHFSAEQVATLYHERWEIELGFRDIKSSMQDNALTLRSKTVDLVYQELWGLLLAYNVVRREASQAAVAHKRAPSEVSFKFACQHIASHLVVMAGAVSPSHTPRRLDELRGSIGVLFIAKRPRPARPRAVKMSKTRYPVNRKAAPLK; translated from the coding sequence ATGTCTGTTGCTCAGGATTTAAGCGCGGTTTTGGATTTTGCTAAGCAACCGCTCTCTCGCCTTGAGGTGTTCACCGATCATATTCCTCATGATTGGATCACCGCAGCGGCCGCTCTGGCGGATAAAGCCACGATCCGACGTCGGCGCTTGCCTTCGGACATAGTCCTTTGGCTGGTAGTCGGGATGGCACTTTTCAGAGGTGAGCCAATAGTCGAGGTCGCTCGCCGACTGAATATTTGTGCCGACGGTCTTGCTAATGAGGTGCTGTTAGCCAAAAGCGGGTTGTCGCAGGCGCGCCAGCGTCTGGGGAATCAGCCTGTCGCTTGGTTATTTCAACAGTGCGCCAATGTCTGGGGATACGAGCGCTACCCGCAAGATGACTGGCACGGTCTTCAAGTCTTTGCCGTCGACGGTGCCTTGTTTCGAACCCCGGAAACGTCGTCATTGCGGGACCATTTTGGCTCCGGCAATACCTCCTCCGATCGTCAAACCCCTTATCCGGTGCTGCGCCTTGTTGCGTTGATGAACGCCCGTTCTCATATCATCGCCAACGCGGCCATCAGCCCTTACCGCAAAGGGGAGATCCCGCTGGCCAAGGACTTCATCGAGAGCATACCCAACCACTCAGTGACCCTGCTGGACAAAGGGTTTTTCAGTGCGGACCTATTGTTGAGTATCCAAAGTACTGAAAAAAACCGGCATTGGATGATCCCGGAGCGTAAGGGTACTGTTCGCACGGAAATTGAACACTACGGCGATGGTGATTACCTAGTCCAGATGAAGGTCTCGCAGCAAGCGCGTAAAAAGAACCCACTGTTGCCTGAGTACTGGCAAGTACGGGCGGTCACCTACGAGGTCGCCGGGAAAGAAAAAACCGTCTTCACCTCCCTGCCAGCCTCGCACTTTAGCGCTGAGCAGGTCGCCACCCTTTATCACGAGCGATGGGAAATCGAACTGGGTTTCAGGGATATCAAAAGCTCAATGCAAGACAATGCCTTGACCCTTCGCAGCAAGACTGTAGACCTGGTGTATCAAGAATTATGGGGGCTGTTACTGGCTTATAACGTAGTGCGTCGAGAAGCCAGTCAGGCGGCTGTAGCTCATAAGCGGGCTCCCAGCGAGGTGAGTTTCAAGTTTGCCTGTCAGCACATCGCCAGCCATCTGGTGGTCATGGCCGGAGCGGTCTCGCCCTCACACACGCCAAGACGCCTGGACGAGCTTCGCGGCAGCATTGGTGTGCTCTTCATAGCAAAACGCCCCAGGCCTGCGAGGCCTAGGGCGGTGAAGATGTCAAAAACCCGGTATCCGGTTAACCGCAAGGCTGCTCCGCTTAAGTGA